The Primulina eburnea isolate SZY01 chromosome 6, ASM2296580v1, whole genome shotgun sequence genome contains a region encoding:
- the LOC140833836 gene encoding photosystem I reaction center subunit II, chloroplastic-like: protein MAMATQTSLFTPTLSATKPTDRVAAPWKQSLAQFSIPKPVKGAYSVSNGPIKAMAEEAPAGFTPPTLDPNTPSPIFGGSTGGLLRKAQVEEFYVITWDSPKEQIFEMPTGGAAIMRQGPNLLKLARKEQCLALGTVLRSKYKIKYQFYRVFPNGEVQYLHPKDGVYPEKVNPGRSGVGVNLRSIGKNTSQIEVKFTGKQVFDL, encoded by the coding sequence ATGGCTATGGCGACCCAAACCTCCCTCTTCACTCCCACCTTATCTGCCACCAAGCCCACCGACCGCGTGGCGGCGCCATGGAAACAATCACTCGCACAATTTTCGATTCCCAAGCCTGTGAAGGGCGCCTACTCCGTGTCAAACGGTCCCATCAAGGCTATGGCAGAGGAAGCTCCGGCCGGCTTCACCCCACCAACGCTGGACCCCAACACGCCGTCTCCCATCTTCGGCGGAAGCACCGGTGGGCTCCTCCGCAAAGCCCAGGTCGAGGAATTCTACGTCATCACCTGGGATTCCCCAAAGGAACAGATATTCGAAATGCCGACTGGCGGCGCCGCTATCATGCGACAGGGTCCGAACCTGCTGAAACTGGCGCGGAAGGAGCAGTGCCTGGCGTTGGGGACAGTACTGAGATCCAAGTACAAGATCAAGTACCAGTTTTACAGGGTGTTCCCCAACGGTGAGGTGCAGTATTTGCACCCGAAGGATGGGGTCTACCCGGAGAAGGTGAACCCCGGTCGTAGTGGAGTCGGGGTGAACCTGAGATCCATTGGGAAGAACACTAGCCAGATTGAGGTCAAATTCACTGGGAAGCAAGTGTTTGACTTGTGA
- the LOC140833835 gene encoding LOW QUALITY PROTEIN: linoleate 9S-lipoxygenase 5-like (The sequence of the model RefSeq protein was modified relative to this genomic sequence to represent the inferred CDS: inserted 1 base in 1 codon) has protein sequence MGVFLPCHSSEMLEKLLGTVCGKIKDAPKIEETKIRASVVLMKKNVLDTTDVGSSILDRFYEVFGKGVSLQLISAEKFDPADGKRGKLGKVAYLDNWLTKITSVSAKNDAEFNVTFSWDESDGVPGAFIMRNHHHSEFYLRSVTLEDVPGYGPVHFVCNSWVFPVHRYKYDRVFFSNQTYLPSDTPEPLRIYREEELINLRGNGSGQLKEWDRVYDYAYYNDLGFPEKGKDSARPVLGGSTENPYPRRGRTGRRPNKKDPNSESRLFLLNLNIYVPRDEQFSHVKFSDFIGYAVKSLGQVIVPEVKAIFDKTINEFDTLEDVYNLYEGGIELPXGHSLSKIRECVPWELFRELLRSDGERFLKLPVPDVIKEDKTAWRTDEEFGREMLAGVNPVLIKLLTEFPPTSKLDPALYGDQNSKITRDHVEKNMDGLTVEEALANNKLFILDHHDALMTYLRRINTTATKTYATRTILLLKDDGTLRPLAIELSLPQEDGDEHGAESLVFTPSDEDGIQKSFWQLAKAYAAVNDSGYHQLVCHWLNTHAVIEPFIIATTRQLSLLHPIYKLLTPHFRDTMHINAFARQFLINADGVLERTVYPGRYALEMSSKIYKNWNFTEQALPRDLLKRGIAVQDSSQPNGLKLLIEDYPFAVDGLEIWFAIEAWVKEYCCFYYPTDDKIQNDPELQSWWDEIRTKGHGDLKDETWWYKMETQDELIQACTTIIWIASALHAAVNFGQYPYAGFLPNRPTVSRRFLPKPGTPEYAELESNPDLAFLKTITAQFQTLLGVSLIEILSRHSTDEVYLGQRDTLKWTADKGALDAFERFGDSLKKIEANIIERNQDTRLRNRSGPIKIPYALLYPNTTGDDGLSGLVVRGIPNSISI, from the exons ATGGGTGTTTTTCTGCCTTGCCATTCTTCAGAGATGTTGGAGAAGCTGCTGGGAACGGTGTGTGGGAAGATTAAGGATGCACCCAAGATCGAGGAGACGAAGATTCGGGCCAGTGTTGTTTTGATGAAGAAGAATGTCTTAGATACAACTGATGTTGGGTCTTCTATCCTCGATCGATTCTATGAAGTGTTCGGGAAAGGCGTCTCTTTGCAGCTTATCAGCGCTGAAAAATTTGATCCGG CTGATGGGAAAAGAGGGAAACTGGGAAAAGTAGCATACCTGGACAACTGGCTAACAAAAATAACTTCGGTTTCTGCGAAAAATGACGCAGAATTCAACGTGACATTTAGCTGGGACGAATCCGATGGAGTTCCAGGCGCTTTCATTATGCGAAACCATCACCACAGCGAATTTTATCTGAGGAGTGTCACTCTAGAGGATGTTCCGGGTTATGGTCCAGTCCATTTCGTCTGTAATTCTTGGGTTTTTCCTGTACATCGTTACAAGTACGATCGCGTTTTCTTTTCGAACCAG ACTTATCTGCCAAGTGATACACCGGAACCGTTGCGCATATATAGAGAAGAAGAGCTAATAAATCTCCGAGGGAACGGGTCGGGTCAGTTAAAGGAATGGGACAGAGTTTACGACTACGCTTATTACAACGACTTGGGATTCCCCGAAAAAGGAAAAGATTCGGCCCGCCCTGTGCTCGGTGGATCGACCGAAAACCCGTATCCTCGTAGGGGACGCACAGGGCGTCGCCCGAATAAGAAAG ATCCCAATTCAGAAAGCAGATTGTTTCTCCTGAATTTGAATATTTACGTCCCACGAGACGAGCAGTTCAGCCACGTGAAATTCTCCGATTTCATCGGCTATGCGGTCAAGTCTCTGGGTCAGGTTATAGTCCCTGAGGTGAAAGCAATATTTGATAAAACTATTAACGAGTTTGATACGTTAGAAGACGTTTACAACTTATACGAAGGCGGGATTGAGCTTC CTGGTCATTCATTAAGCAAAATCAGGGAATGTGTTCCCTGGGAGTTGTTCAGGGAACTTCTTCGTTCAGATGGGGAACGTTTCCTTAAACTCCCTGTCCCTGACGTGATCAAAG AGGATAAAACGGCTTGGAGAACGGATGAAGAATTCGGAAGAGAGATGCTAGCTGGAGTGAACCCTGTTCTCATCAAGCTCCTCACG GAGTTTCCACCTACTAGCAAGCTAGACCCCGCCTTATATGGTGATCAAAACAGTAAGATAACTCGAGATCACGTTGAAAAGAACATGGACGGACTCACCGTAGAAGAA GCCTTGGCGAATAATAAGCTTTTCATACTAGATCATCATGATGCCCTGATGACATATCTTCGAAGGATCAATACAACCGCTACAAAGACATATGCTACTCGAACCATTCTTTTGCTTAAAGACGATGGCACACTGAGGCCACTGGCCATCGAACTGAGTTTGCCACAGGAAGATGGAGACGAGCATGGGGCTGAAAGTCTGGTGTTTACTCCATCTGATGAGGATGGAATTCAGAAGTCATTTTGGCAATTGGCCAAGGCTTATGCTGCAGTTAACGATTCAGGCTACCATCAGCTCGTATGCCACTG GTTGAACACACATGCTGTGATTGAGCCATTCATAATAGCAACGACCAGACAGCTGAGTTTGCTTCACCCGATATACAAGCTTCTGACGCCTCATTTTCGTGATACAATGCATATAAACGCCTTTGCTCGACAATTTCTCATCAACGCAGATGGGGTACTCGAAAGAACCGTCTACCCCGGAAGATACGCTCTTGAAATGTCTTCTAAGATTTATAAAAACTGGAACTTCACTGAGCAAGCACTCCCTCGAGATCTCCTCAAAAG AGGAATTGCCGTTCAAGATTCAAGCCAACCGAACGGCCTAAAGCTTCTTATTGAGGATTATCCATTTGCTGTCGATGGCTTAGAAATCTGGTTTGCAATTGAGGCATGGGTCAAAGAATACTGTTGTTTCTATTATCCCACAGATGATAAGATCCAAAATGACCCCGAGCTTCAATCATGGTGGGATGAGATTCGTACAAAGGGACATGGGGACTTAAAAGACGAGACCTGGTGGTATAAAATGGAGACACAAGATGAACTCATTCAAGCCTGCACGACAATCATATGGATTGCCTCTGCTCTTCATGCTGCTGTAAATTTTGGACAGTATCCATACGCTGGCTTCCTCCCGAACCGCCCCACTGTAAGCCGGCGTTTCTTGCCTAAACCAGGTACACCTGAGTATGCGGAGCTCGAGTCGAACCCAGACCTGGCATTCTTGAAAACCATAACAGCACAATTCCAAACACTTCTTGGCGTCTCTCTGATAGAAATATTATCCAGGCATTCCACAGATGAAGTGTATCTTGGGCAGAGAGACACCCTCAAATGGACTGCAGATAAAGGAGCCTTGGATGCCTTTGAGCGATTCGGGGACTCGTTGAAAAAGATCGAAGCGAACATCATTGAAAGGAACCAAGATACAAGGTTAAGGAATCGTTCCGGGCCGATTAAAATACCTTATGCGTTGTTGTATCCGAATACGACCGGGGATGATGGCCTGAGTGGGCTTGTCGTGAGAGGGATTCCAAATAGTATTTCAATTTGA